From Sulfolobales archaeon, one genomic window encodes:
- a CDS encoding 50S ribosomal protein L22 — protein sequence MPPRWVYPQIGGEGRIARALGRELRISLKESVEIAKVIKGMKLDDAISYLEKVIRKELPVPYTRHRKQIAHRRGVNSQFPEWRTPVGRYPVKAAKYILKVLRNARNNAENQGLDPEKLVIVHAAAHKGRYLKRYMPRAFGRATPWFSTTTNFEVVVKEVG from the coding sequence ATGCCGCCACGCTGGGTCTACCCCCAAATCGGTGGTGAGGGGAGGATAGCCAGGGCTCTTGGGAGGGAGCTGAGGATCTCTCTTAAGGAGAGTGTTGAGATTGCTAAGGTTATAAAGGGGATGAAGCTAGATGATGCTATATCTTATCTTGAGAAGGTGATTAGGAAAGAGCTTCCAGTACCCTATACTAGGCATAGAAAGCAGATCGCCCATAGGAGGGGTGTTAACTCTCAGTTCCCAGAGTGGAGAACTCCTGTGGGTAGATATCCTGTTAAGGCTGCTAAGTATATCTTAAAGGTTCTGAGGAATGCTAGGAATAATGCTGAGAACCAGGGTCTAGATCCTGAGAAGCTTGTGATAGTACATGCAGCAGCCCATAAAGGTAGATATTTGAAGAGATATATGCCGAGAGCCTTTGGAAGGGCAACACCTTGGTTTTCCACCACAACTAATTTCGAGGTTGTTGTGAAGGAGGTGGGCTAG